From one Lactiplantibacillus paraplantarum genomic stretch:
- the hisJ gene encoding histidinol-phosphatase HisJ: MLMDGHTHTELCPHGSGEATDKMVQRAIQLGMQRYCITEHAPLPPAFRNQYEGTLAGYTEASLRLDQVDDYLALANELKVKHAGQIEISVGFEVDFLPDHVAWTRDFLNTYGPQTQESILSVHFMRGRHDHFWPVDMSTDDFSAGFGQWLSTPQQVFEHYYQTVLASVQTDLGPYAPQRIGHMSLVRKYQDYFNLNEPLDANNLELVDQILALIKQQHRQLDLNLAGLYKPFCNDFYPGEQILKRAKKLGIPMIYGSDAHDIISVGRGYHLIKKLIKG; the protein is encoded by the coding sequence ATGTTAATGGATGGGCATACTCACACGGAATTATGTCCGCATGGAAGCGGTGAAGCAACGGATAAGATGGTGCAACGGGCGATACAGTTAGGCATGCAACGTTACTGCATTACGGAGCATGCACCGTTGCCACCAGCATTTCGTAACCAGTATGAAGGTACGCTGGCCGGTTATACCGAGGCGTCATTGCGGTTGGATCAAGTTGACGATTATTTGGCATTAGCCAACGAACTGAAAGTCAAACATGCTGGGCAAATCGAGATTTCAGTCGGCTTTGAGGTTGACTTTTTGCCTGATCACGTCGCTTGGACGCGCGATTTTCTGAATACTTACGGCCCACAGACGCAGGAAAGTATTTTATCGGTGCACTTTATGCGTGGTCGGCATGACCATTTTTGGCCAGTAGATATGTCGACCGATGATTTTTCAGCTGGCTTTGGTCAATGGTTGTCAACGCCACAACAGGTCTTTGAGCACTATTATCAGACGGTCTTAGCTTCAGTACAGACTGACTTGGGTCCGTACGCTCCTCAGCGAATTGGTCATATGAGCTTGGTCCGCAAATACCAGGACTACTTTAATTTGAACGAGCCATTGGATGCGAACAACCTTGAATTAGTTGATCAGATTCTGGCATTGATAAAGCAACAGCACCGGCAGTTGGATTTGAATTTAGCAGGTCTTTACAAACCATTTTGTAATGATTTTTATCCGGGTGAGCAGATTCTGAAGCGGGCGAAAAAGCTTGGTATTCCGATGATCTATGGGTCAGATGCGCATGATATTATTAGTGTTGGTCGCGGTTATCATCTCATAAAAAAATTAATTAAGGGTTGA